The Daphnia pulex isolate KAP4 chromosome 3, ASM2113471v1 genome includes a region encoding these proteins:
- the LOC124190594 gene encoding 40S ribosomal protein S10-like yields the protein MLMPKRHRALIYEYLFKEGVLVAMKDTHLAKHPEIDVPNLHVMKALQSLKSRAYVTEQFAWRHYYWYLTNEGIQYLRDYLHLPPEIVPATLKPKRTESARPRAAAAARPEASKMSEDRSAYRRSAPAGGDKKADVGAGANPNLEFRGGYGRGRGSAPQ from the exons ATGTTGATGCCAAAAAGGCACCGCGCTCTCATCTATGAATACCTCTTCAAGGAGGGAGTTCTTGTGGCTATGAAGGATACCCATCTCGCCAAGCACCCCGAAATCGATGTGCCTAACCTCCATGTCATGAAGGCACTTCAG TCCCTGAAGTCTCGTGCTTATGTGACTGAACAGTTTGCTTGGCGCCACTACTACTGGTACCTTACCAATGAAGGTATCCAGTATTTGAGGGACTACTTGCATCTGCCCCCTGAG ATTGTCCCAGCCACTTTGAAGCCCAAGAGGACTGAGTCTGCTCGTccaagagctgctgctgctgccaggcCTGAAGCTTCCAAGATGTCAGAGGATCGTTCGGCTTACCGGCGTTCCGCTCCAGCTGGTGGTGACAAGAAGGCAGATGTTGGAGCTGGTGCCAACCCCAACTTGGAATTC AGAGGCGGATACGGACGCGGTCGTGGCTCAGCACCCCAATGA